In a single window of the Dreissena polymorpha isolate Duluth1 chromosome 3, UMN_Dpol_1.0, whole genome shotgun sequence genome:
- the LOC127874532 gene encoding uncharacterized protein LOC127874532: MVTSVHERCSDKSCHTDMERSCSKSKAPRPIGEAVHRVVGRAKAENRLVTGVLDVCEHLQSCRGRSTVLCLITEMSAHTGLYKLVEAFCREYLIRLLMVKNIHTKDVTVSPDESSGIQQDDDLSDYVGLWEESDKMVENPSPKPCATQTAKCLQNRKTGQTIWPPHQQEVTCMLIKTGDRMTPEEEFLIAYHDMFRSFVSDRFPCVEVSCM; this comes from the exons ATGGTGACTTCTGTTCATGAACGTTGTTCGGATAAATCCTGTCATACTGATATGGAACGTTCTTGTTCGAAGAG TAAGGCACCGCGACCTATTGGAGAGGCTGTACACCGGGTGGTCGGGCGAGCCAAGGCGGAGAACAGACTCGTGACCGGAGTGTTGGACGTGTGCGAACATCTACAGAG CTGTCGCGGTCGCTCCACGGTCCTGTGTCTGATCACCGAAATGTCCGCGCACACCGGCCTCTACAAGCTCGTGGAGGCGTTCTGTCGGGAGTACCTTATTCGCCTGCTAATG GTGAAGAACATCCACACCAAAGACGTTACAGTTTCACCAGATGAATCATCTGGAATACAACAAGACGATGATCTGTCGGATTATGTTGGTTTATGGGAAGAGTCCGATAAAATGGTGGAAAATCCGTCCCCAAAACCGTGTGCTACACAAACTGCTAAGTGTTTACAAAACCGTAAAACGGGTCAAACAATATGGCCGCCACATCAACAGGAAGTCACGTGTATGTTGATAAAAACCGGAGATAGAATGACCCCGGAAGAGGAATTTTTAATTGCTTACCACGACATGTTCAGGTCATTTGTTTCAGACAGATTTCCTTGCGTAGAAGTGTCATGTATGTGA